The genomic region CCCGGTGGACCTGCGGGAGGCGGAGTACCTGCTGGAACTCGCCGTCCGGCAGAGCCGCAGCCCCCTGGAGAGGGCCCGCGCCTGGCGGGACCACGGGGACGTGCAGCAGGAGATCCACGGCCACACCCGGGCCGTGGACCGCCTGGACCGGGCGGCGGACTCCTACCGGCGGGCCTGGCGGGCCGCCCTGGAGGCCGACCACGAGGAGCGCCGGGCCGCGGGCACCGCCGTGTCGCTGGCCGCCCGCGTGCAGGAGCTGCGCGGGGAGGTACTGGAGCGCCTCGCCCGGCCCCGGGCGGCCCTGGACGCGTACCGCTCCGCGCTGGAGCTGTGGATGCGGATCGGCACAGGTGCGGAAGGGGCGGCCGAGGCGGGGGCCGAAGGGCGGTCCGAGGCGCTCGCCGCGCGGATCAGTGCCCTGGAGGCGGCCCTCTGAGCCGCCCTGCGCCCCCGGTCCGCCCGTTTCCGGGCGCCGGGGGGAGGGGAAAAGGCAGTGGACCATCGAACGTGCGACGCAAGAGGGGGACGGGCGGCCCATGGTGACGAAGGATCAGGATGTGGCAGTGGTGGTCCAGCGGTGCTCCGGGGGGCTGCCGGATCTCTCCGGCCTGGATCTGGCGGCGCTGCGCGGGATCGACCATCCCGTGCTCGCCCAGGTGATCGAGGGCATGGTCGAGCGGGTGACCAATCCGGCCGAGATCCTCAACGCCTTCGACTCGGGCGTCGCCTGACCGGACGCGGTGGCGGGCCGCACGCCACTTGACCGCTTTCCGCCGTTAGCCGAGGCCGTCCGAAGGGCAGGGATGGACCGTCGCTGGGGTACCTCCCAGCAGCCACCGGGGGAGGGAGGCGCGGGCG from Streptomyces sp. NBC_00190 harbors:
- the fxsA gene encoding FxSxx-COOH cyclophane-containing RiPP peptide yields the protein MAVVVQRCSGGLPDLSGLDLAALRGIDHPVLAQVIEGMVERVTNPAEILNAFDSGVA